One genomic window of Centroberyx gerrardi isolate f3 chromosome 15, fCenGer3.hap1.cur.20231027, whole genome shotgun sequence includes the following:
- the mad2l1bp gene encoding MAD2L1-binding protein gives MDDKENTALPSTTPGPDDIQQEDSLQAPLVTATKHDNTEDSDAEVVRRAQDEGRVDVVFPGTVTQEGCCRFVSEILKCILYQRQQLPMTYDQLVYSQKKQQASMQNKEVVSWRPVQSADMDWRKCQRTLQEFEEVLQQLEVLFSLGRVPRVLLLLGGSLNLPKELYEINMEALALAAGDQSLRVSSCLRQLFRTLFVADLLSDARPVHLMATTVLALAHRDCGVTWFRPKLHFKVPTRVKNQIIALSTDPGVCGAEVSDWQDYVWFQAPMTIKGFSK, from the exons ATGGACGACAAGGAAAACACCGCCCTACCCTCTACAACCCCCGGTCCTG ATGACATTCAACAAGAGGACAGTTTGCAAGCCCCCCTTGTGACTGCCACTAAGCATGATAACACAGAGGACAGTGATGCTGAGGTGGTGAGAAGAGCCCAGGACGAAGGCCGTGTGGACGTGGTCTTCCCTGGCACTGTAACCCAGGAGGGCTGCTGCCGTTTTGTCAGCGAGATCCTCAAGTGCATCCTCTATCAGAGACAGCAGCTGCCCATGACCTATGACCAGCTGGTGTACTCTCAGAAGAAACAGCAAGCTTCAATGCAG AATAAGGAGGTGGTGAGCTGGAGGCCGGTGCAGTCAGCAGATATGGACTGGCGGAAGTGTCAGCGGACCCTCCAGGAGTTCGAGGAGGTGTTGCAGCAGCTGGAGGTGCTGTTCTCCCTCGGCCGGGTGCCCCGTGTGCTGCTGCTACTGGGAGGCTCCCTCAACCTCCCCAAAGAGCTGTATGAGATCAACATGGAGGCGCTGGCATTGGCTGCTGGAGATCAGAGTCTACGGGTGTCATCGTGCTTAAGGCAACTCTTTCGCACACTTTTTGTAGCTGACCTTCTGTCTGATGCCAGACCTGTTCATCTGATGGCCACCACAGTCTTAGCTTTGGCTCACAGGGATTGTGGCGTAACTTGGTTCCGGCCTAAACTACACTTTAAAGTGCCAACCCGGGTAAAGAACCAAATTATTGCCCTGTCAACTGATCCTGGCGTCTGTGGGGCAGAAGTGTCAGACTGGCAGGATTATGTTTGGTTTCAGGCCCCCATGACTATCAAGGGTTTCAGCAAGTGA